The Zestosphaera sp. genome includes a window with the following:
- the tsaA gene encoding tRNA (N6-threonylcarbamoyladenosine(37)-N6)-methyltransferase TrmO, whose product MEIILRPVGVVRIQYADEEVRNSDDGVPGVIEVYDEFKGGLDGIEGFSHLIVIAYLHKVSEEQKKVLRVRPRRLLKHGFRLDELPEVGVFCTDSPHRPSPIALTVVRLIKRESRLLYVENLDLFDGTPVLDIKPYTPGRCVEDGELKLPEWLSRLYEEIRVREGGRKPKV is encoded by the coding sequence ATGGAGATCATACTCAGGCCCGTTGGGGTCGTTAGGATTCAATACGCTGATGAGGAGGTCAGGAACTCCGATGATGGAGTGCCGGGAGTCATAGAGGTCTACGACGAGTTCAAAGGGGGGCTTGACGGGATAGAGGGATTCTCACACCTGATTGTAATTGCATACCTTCATAAAGTCTCCGAGGAGCAGAAGAAAGTCCTCAGAGTGAGACCCAGACGTCTGCTTAAACACGGATTCAGGCTGGATGAACTCCCTGAGGTGGGCGTGTTCTGCACCGACTCCCCCCACAGACCATCGCCGATAGCGCTCACAGTGGTTAGGCTGATCAAACGTGAGTCAAGATTACTATATGTCGAGAATCTCGACCTCTTCGACGGGACCCCAGTACTGGATATTAAGCCATACACTCCGGGAAGGTGTGTGGAGGATGGAGAGCTTAAGCTCCCTGAATGGCTGTCGAGGCTCTACGAGGAGATACGGGTTAGGGAAGGTGGCAGGAAACCGAAGGTTTGA
- a CDS encoding NAD(+)/NADH kinase produces MKLGIVPKLNSVEALQLAKLVLKHAESKGLAVYLDSRARDLLTWDKFFQLGRDQLDMLVVIGGDGTVLNTLHLLKDAEVPVATIRYGRRGFLCDVPPFEYSEMIARIASGDYRLVEYMRLEGSVRGVTDIPPALNELAIVSSGSGRAKVIRLYVQKDGEELYRRLVGDGLIVATPVGSTAYSLAAGGPILDPLMDALVLTPLASITLCTRPVVLPSQSEVAVTVSRDSPEAVLIVDGAYSVPLKPRDSVIIRKYPKPARFARFYVGDYYVKIFERCL; encoded by the coding sequence GTGAAGTTGGGGATAGTTCCGAAGCTTAACAGCGTTGAAGCGCTCCAGCTAGCTAAGCTTGTGCTCAAGCACGCCGAGAGTAAGGGCCTAGCGGTGTACCTCGACTCAAGAGCCAGGGATCTACTTACTTGGGATAAGTTCTTCCAGCTGGGTAGAGATCAGTTGGATATGTTGGTGGTCATAGGCGGTGACGGGACCGTGCTTAACACCCTTCATCTGCTGAAGGACGCGGAGGTGCCGGTAGCAACGATAAGGTACGGCAGGCGTGGGTTCCTATGCGACGTCCCCCCCTTCGAGTATTCCGAGATGATCGCTAGAATAGCCTCAGGGGACTACAGGCTGGTGGAGTACATGAGGTTGGAGGGCAGTGTGAGGGGGGTTACTGACATACCTCCGGCGCTCAATGAGTTAGCTATCGTGAGCTCGGGCAGTGGAAGAGCTAAAGTTATAAGACTTTACGTTCAGAAGGACGGTGAGGAACTCTACAGGAGGCTCGTTGGGGACGGGCTTATAGTGGCGACGCCCGTGGGCTCGACTGCATACAGCCTCGCAGCAGGAGGCCCGATACTGGACCCGCTGATGGACGCGTTAGTCTTAACGCCTCTCGCATCGATAACCCTGTGCACGAGGCCCGTGGTCCTGCCGTCGCAGTCGGAGGTGGCGGTCACAGTGTCCAGAGACTCGCCGGAGGCAGTTCTGATAGTGGACGGCGCCTACAGCGTGCCGCTCAAGCCGAGGGACTCAGTCATCATCAGGAAGTATCCCAAGCCAGCGAGGTTCGCCAGGTTCTATGTGGGTGATTACTACGTCAAGATCTTCGAGAGATGCTTGTAG